The Haemorhous mexicanus isolate bHaeMex1 chromosome 8, bHaeMex1.pri, whole genome shotgun sequence genome includes a window with the following:
- the LOC132330635 gene encoding cytochrome P450 20A1 isoform X1 produces MLKSLLRYQSSLNGDTGESHMRRKLYENGVTKSLQSNVALIQKLSEELLAKWLSLPEAQHVPLCQHMLGFAMKSVTQTAMGSSFEDDREVIRFRRHRDAIWSEIGKGFLDGSLDKNMTRKKHYEDALVEMESILRKVTKERRGRSFNRHVFIDTLLQGSLSDQQILEDTMIFSLAGCVITANLCTWAVYFLTTSEDVQQNLCKEMDRVLGKGPITHEKMEQLRYCRQVLCETVRTAKLTPIAAQLQELEGRVDQHTIPKETLVLYALGVMLQDSSSWPSPYKFDPDRFSEELAMKNLSLLGFSGSQECPELRFAYMVATVLLSVLVRKLYLHPVKGQVVEAKYELVTSPKEEAWITVSKRS; encoded by the exons ATGCTGAAATCCCTCTTGAGGTACCAGTCCAGCCTGAATGGGGATACAGGAGAGAGCCACATGAGGAGAAAACTGTATGAGAACGGTGTGACCAAGTCCTTGCAAAGTAACGTTGCTCTCATCCAGAAG CTGTCAGAAGAGCTGCTGGCCAAATGGCTGTCTCTCCCCGAGGCACAACATGTGCCACTCTGCCAGCACATGCTGGGCTTTGCCATGAAGTCTGTCACGCAGACAGCTATGGGCAGCAGCTTCGAAGATGACCGGGAAGTCATCCGATTCCGCAGGCACCGTGATGCA aTCTGGTCAGAGATTGGAAAAGGTTTCTTGGATGGGTCTCTTGACAAAAACATGACTAGGAAGAAGCACTATGAAGATG CTCTGGTGGAGATGGAATCCATCTTAAGGAAGGTTACAAAGGAACGCCGAGGCAGATCATTCAACAGGCATGTCTTTATAGACACCTTGCTGCAGGGGAGCCTGAGTGACCAGCAG ATTCTGGAAGATACAAtgattttctctttggcagGATGTGTAATCACTGCTAACT TGTGCACCTGGGCAGTTTATTTCCTGACAACCTCAGAAGATGTTCAGCAGAATCTCTGCAAGGAGATGGACCGTGTTCTGGGGAAGGGACCAATTACACATGAGAAAATGGAGCAGCTCAG GTACTGTCGGCAGGTCCTGTGTGAGACAGTGAGGACAGCAAAGCTCACTCCCATcgctgcacagctgcaggagctggagggcaGAGTCGACCAACACACTATCCCCAAAGAG ACACTTGTGCTTTATGCTCTTGGTGTGATGCTGCAGGATAGTTCATCTTGGCCATCACCATACAA GTTTGACCCAGACAGATTCAGTGAGGAATTAGCCATGAAAAACCTGTCCTTGTTGGGTTTCTCTGGAAGCCAGGAGTGCCCAGAGTTGAG GTTTGCCTATATGGTGGCCACAGTTCTGCTGAGTGTCCTGGTAAGGAAACTGTATCTCCACCCAGTGAAAGGACAAGTCGTGGAGGCAAAATATGAACTGGTAACCTCACCAAAGGAGGAAGCCTGGATAACGGTGTCTAAGAGAAGCTaa
- the LOC132330635 gene encoding cytochrome P450 20A1 isoform X2 has translation MLDFAIFAVTFLLILVGAVLYLYPASRQASGIPGLAPTDEKDGNLPDIIASSSLHEFLVNLHEKYGPLVSFWFGRRLVVSLGSIDLLKQHVNPNRLLDPFETMLKSLLRYQSSLNGDTGESHMRRKLYENGVTKSLQSNVALIQKLSEELLAKWLSLPEAQHVPLCQHMLGFAMKSVTQTAMGSSFEDDREVIRFRRHRDAIWSEIGKGFLDGSLDKNMTRKKHYEDALVEMESILRKVTKERRGRSFNRHVFIDTLLQGSLSDQQILEDTMIFSLAGCVITANLCTWAVYFLTTSEDVQQNLCKEMDRVLGKGPITHEKMEQLRYCRQVLCETVRTAKLTPIAAQLQELEGRVDQHTIPKETLVLYALGVMLQDSSSWPSPYKFDPDRFSEELAMKNLSLLGFSGSQECPELRFAYMVATVLLSVLVRKLYLHPVKGQVVEAKYELVTSPKEEAWITVSKRS, from the exons ATGCTGGACTTCGCCATCTTCGCCGTCACTTTCCTGCTCATTCTCGTGGGCGCCGTGCTCTACCTGTACCCG GCATCTAGGCAAGCATCAGGTatccctgggctggctccaaCTGATGAAAA GGATGGCAACCTGCCAGATATCATTGCCAGCAGCAGTTTACATGAGTTTCTTGTGAACCTTCATGAGAAATATGGGCCACTGGTCTCCTTCTGGTTTGGAAGGCGTCTTGTTGTCAGCCTCGGCTCCATCGATCTCCTGAAACAGCATGTTAACCCCAACCGGTTGT TGGATCCATTTGAAACAATGCTGAAATCCCTCTTGAGGTACCAGTCCAGCCTGAATGGGGATACAGGAGAGAGCCACATGAGGAGAAAACTGTATGAGAACGGTGTGACCAAGTCCTTGCAAAGTAACGTTGCTCTCATCCAGAAG CTGTCAGAAGAGCTGCTGGCCAAATGGCTGTCTCTCCCCGAGGCACAACATGTGCCACTCTGCCAGCACATGCTGGGCTTTGCCATGAAGTCTGTCACGCAGACAGCTATGGGCAGCAGCTTCGAAGATGACCGGGAAGTCATCCGATTCCGCAGGCACCGTGATGCA aTCTGGTCAGAGATTGGAAAAGGTTTCTTGGATGGGTCTCTTGACAAAAACATGACTAGGAAGAAGCACTATGAAGATG CTCTGGTGGAGATGGAATCCATCTTAAGGAAGGTTACAAAGGAACGCCGAGGCAGATCATTCAACAGGCATGTCTTTATAGACACCTTGCTGCAGGGGAGCCTGAGTGACCAGCAG ATTCTGGAAGATACAAtgattttctctttggcagGATGTGTAATCACTGCTAACT TGTGCACCTGGGCAGTTTATTTCCTGACAACCTCAGAAGATGTTCAGCAGAATCTCTGCAAGGAGATGGACCGTGTTCTGGGGAAGGGACCAATTACACATGAGAAAATGGAGCAGCTCAG GTACTGTCGGCAGGTCCTGTGTGAGACAGTGAGGACAGCAAAGCTCACTCCCATcgctgcacagctgcaggagctggagggcaGAGTCGACCAACACACTATCCCCAAAGAG ACACTTGTGCTTTATGCTCTTGGTGTGATGCTGCAGGATAGTTCATCTTGGCCATCACCATACAA GTTTGACCCAGACAGATTCAGTGAGGAATTAGCCATGAAAAACCTGTCCTTGTTGGGTTTCTCTGGAAGCCAGGAGTGCCCAGAGTTGAG GTTTGCCTATATGGTGGCCACAGTTCTGCTGAGTGTCCTGGTAAGGAAACTGTATCTCCACCCAGTGAAAGGACAAGTCGTGGAGGCAAAATATGAACTGGTAACCTCACCAAAGGAGGAAGCCTGGATAACGGTGTCTAAGAGAAGCTaa